In Lates calcarifer isolate ASB-BC8 linkage group LG4, TLL_Latcal_v3, whole genome shotgun sequence, a genomic segment contains:
- the sppl2 gene encoding signal peptide peptidase-like 2, giving the protein MRVPETLIWAAFLIQKVVGEYGMAHFSDKGKSKGKDYCIFFNSQWARLPQDLNKASRLQIYDLTTSVLCSASEVPEGGFPNRIPMVMRGNCTFYEKVRLAQINGAKGLLIVSKDRLTPPAGNKTQYEEIDIPVALLSYSDMLDISKTFGKGRLVAMYAPNEPVLDYNMVIIFLMAVGTVAIGGYWAGSRDSKKRYMKHKRDDGAEKQDEETVDVTPIMICVFVVMCCSMLVLLYFFYDHLAIWVIAIFCVASSVGLYSCLWPFVRRLPFCKCRIPENNLPYLHKRPQIRMLLLSALCIGVSITWMVFRNEDQWAWVLQDALGIAFCLYMLKTVRLPTFKACTLLLTVLFVYDVFFVFITPLFTKSGESIMVEVAAGPSDSSTHEKLPMVLKVPRLNFSPLALCDRPFSLLGFGDILVPGLLVAYCHRFDILTQSSRIYFVACTIAYGIGLLITFVALALMQMGQPALLYLVPCTLLTSLTVALWRRELPQFWTGSGFVPAIVLAPINCTQTAAPQTEGPSTKLEPQTTETTNQSEDSPQHQPQETPPAEKDEDQDKSN; this is encoded by the exons ATGAGGGTCCCTGAAACACTGATTTGGGCCGCTTTTCTCATCCAAAAG GTGGTGGGAGAGTATGGCATGGCCCATTTCAGTGACAAGGGCAAGAGCAAAGGAAAGGATTACTGCATATTCTTCAACTCACAGTGGGCACGTCTACCTCAGGACCTTAATAAGGCA TCACGTCTCCAGATCTATGACCTGACAACATCGGTCCTGTGCTCGGCCTCTGAGGTCCCAGAGGGAGGCTTCCCGAATCGCATCCCCATGGTGATGAGGGGCAACTGCACTTTCTATGAAAAGGTCCGACTGGCCCAGATCAACGGCGCCAAGGGCCTCCTCATTGTCAGCAAGGACAGACTG ACACCACCAGCAGGAAACAAGACTCAGTATGAGGAGATTGACATACCTGTAGCATTGCTCAGCTACTCTGACATGCTGGACATAAGCAAG ACTTTTGGTAAAGGACGACTGGTTGCCATGTACGCACCCAATGAGCCTGTGTTGGACTACAACATGGTGATCATCTTCTTGATGGCAGTGGGAACGGTCGCCATAGGAGGCTACTGGGCcggcagcagagacagcaagaA acgCTACATGAAGCACAAGCGTGACGACGGAGCAGAGAAGCAGGACGAAGAGACGGTAGACGTCACCCCCATTATGATCTGCGTGTTCGTGGTCATGTGCTGCAGCATGCTGGTGCTGCTTTACTTCTTCTACGACCACCTGG CCATTTGGGTCATCGCCATCTTCTGTGTGGCCTCCTCTGTCGGGCTCTACAGTTGTCTGTGGCCCTTTGTCAGGAGACTTCCTTTCTGCAAGTGCAG GATCCCAGAGAACAACCTGCCGTACTTGCACAAGCGGCCACAGATCCGCATGTTGCTGCTGTCAGCCCTCTGCATCGGAGTCAGCATCACCTGGATGGTGTTTCGCAATGAAGACCA GTGGGCATGGGTGTTACAGGACGCCCTGGGGATTGCCTTCTGTCTCTACATGTTGAAAACAGTCAGACTGCCCACATTCAAG GCTTGCACTTTACTTCTGACAGTCCTTTTTGTCTACgatgttttctttgtatttatCACACCCTTATTTACAAAG AGTGGGGAAAGTATAATGGTGGAGGTAGCGGCTGGTCCCTCTGACTCCTCCACACATGAAAAG cttcCCATGGTTCTAAAGGTGCCAAGGTTAAACTTCTCTCCCCTGGCTCTTTGTGACCGGCCCTTCTCCCTCCTGGGCTTTGGAGATATCTTAGTACCAG GTCTGCTGGTGGCATACTGTCACaggtttgacattttaacacaaTCCTCCAGGATCTACTTTGTGGCCTGTACAATCG CTTACGGTATCGGCCTGCTGATCACCTTTGTGGCCCTGGCCCTGATGCAGATGGGTCAGCCCGCCTTGCTCTACCTGGTGCCTTGCACTCTGCTCACCAGCCTCACTGTAGCGCTGTGGCGCAGGGAGTTGCCCCAGTTCTGGACTGGAAGTGGATTTGTG CCTGCCATAGTGCTCGCACCGATCAACTGTACACAAACTGCGGCACCGCAGACAGAGGGGCCCTCAACCAAACTGGAGCCACAAACCACAGAAACCACCAATCAGAGTGAAGACTCGCCCCAGCACCAGCCTCAGGAAACGCCCCCGGCTGAGAAAGATGAAGACCAAGACAAATCTAACTGA
- the dapk3 gene encoding death-associated protein kinase 3 codes for MAGFRQEDVELYYEMGEELGSGQFAIVRKCKEKSTGVEYAAKFIKKRRLSSSRRGVSREEIEREVNILREIQHSNIITLHDIFENKTDVILILELVSGGELFDFLAEKESLTEEEATQFLKQILDGVQYLHSKRIAHFDLKPENIMLLDKNVPNPRIKLIDFGIAHQIKAGNEFKNIFGTPEFVAPEIVNYEPLGLEADMWSIGVITYILLSGASPFLGETKQETLTNISAVNYDFDEEYFSNTSELAKDFIRRLLVKDPKKRMTIDDSLEHPWIKVIKRRNVRQEERDHKTERRRLKTTRLKEYTIKSHSSMPPNNTYVNFERFSQVLEEIAAAEEGLKDLERNQRSCQEDVAALLSIYEEKEGWYKEENQSISSDLSHIRQELQRSQTQRKKCQEEARVTMQAANILKRKFGRLENRYEVLAEQVASEVRWVEELVKSISAERDGLSSGGMP; via the exons ATGGCTGGCTTCAGGCAAGAGGATGTCGAGTTGTATTATGAGATGGGAGAGGAGCTGGGCAG TGGACAGTTTGCCATTGTTCGTAAGTGTAAGGAGAAGAGCACAGGCGTTGAGTACGCAGCCAAGTTCATAAAGAAGCGGCGGCTGTCGTCCAGTCGACGAGGGGTGAGCCGCGAGGAAATCGAGCGCGAGGTCAACATCCTGCGGGAGATTCAGCACAGCAACATCATCACACTGCACGACATCTTTGAAAACAAGACGGATGTGATCCTGATCCTGGAGCTGGTGTCTGGAGGGGAGCTGTTCGACTTCCTTGCTGAGAAGGAGTCGCTGACGGAGGAGGAGGCCACCCAGTTTCTCAAACAGATCCTGGACGGAGTCCAGTATCTCCACTCCAAACGCATCGCTCACTTTGACCTCAAG cctgAGAATATCATGCTGCTGGACAAGAACGTCCCCAACCCCAGGATCAAACTGATTGACTTTGGGATCGCTCATCAGATTAAAGCAGGAAACGAATTCAAGAACATCTTCGGAACGCCAGAGTTTGTTG CGCCAGAAATAGTCAACTACGAGCCACTTGGACTGGAGGCAGACATGTG GAGCATCGGAGTAATCACATACATTCT GTTGAGCGGCGCTTCCCCGTTTCTGGGCGAGACCAAGCAGGAGACCCTGACCAACATCTCAGCTGTCAACTACGACTTTGACGAGGAGTATTTCAGCAACACCAGCGAGCTGGCCAAAGACTTCATACGCCGTCTGTTGGTCAAGGATCCAAA GAAGAGAATGACGATTGACGACAGCCTTGAACACCCCTGGATTAAG gTGATTAAGAGGCGGAATGTGCGTCAGGAGGAGCGAGACCACAAGACCGAGCGCCGGCGCCTGAAGACCACTCGTCTGAAGGAGTACACCATCAAGTCCCACTCCAGCATGCCGCCCAACAACACCTACGTCAACTTCGAGCGCTTCTCCCAGGTGCTCGAGGAGATTGCAGCTGCCGAGGAGGGCCTGAAGGACCTGGAGCGCAACCAACGCTCGTGCCAAGAGGACGTGGCAGCGCTGCTGTCCATCTACGAGGAGAAGGAGGGTTGGTACAAGGAGGAGAACCAGAGCATCTCCAGCGACCTGAGCCACATCCGCCAAGAGCTGCAGCGCTCCCAGACCCAGCGCAAGAAGTGCCAGGAGGAGGCGCGGGTCACCATGCAGGCCGCCAACATCCTCAAGCGCAAGTTCGGACGCCTGGAGAACCGCTACGAGGTCCTGGCTGAGCAGGTGGCCTCCGAGGTCCGCTGGGTGGAGGAGTTGGTCAAGTCCATATCCGCAGAGAGGGACGGGCTCAGCTCAGGGGGCATGCCCTGA